A window of Zingiber officinale cultivar Zhangliang chromosome 5A, Zo_v1.1, whole genome shotgun sequence contains these coding sequences:
- the LOC121979272 gene encoding thaumatin-like protein 1 yields MAGVLVVLAFVVFLIEGASAARFTLTNNCQYTVWPGLLSSAGIASLPTTGFALQSGESRSLDAPAAWSGRIWGRTHCSTDSAGKFTCGSGDCGSGSVECSGGGAAPPATLAEFTLAGSGGMDFYDVSLVDGYNLPMLVVPEGGSGGTCGSTGCLVDLNALCPSDLKVVLAQSDGGSEGVACKSACEAFGTPEYCCSGAYGNPNTCRPSSYAQFFKNACPRAYSYAYDDATSTFTCVTGSANYLITFCPSTTSQKSSGSNPQAVPATSNTSAMVYVGGEQASDGAALAVSRVPLLALALAVLLSAIS; encoded by the exons ATGGCCGGAGTTTTAGTCGTTCTCGCATTTGTTGTCTTCTTGATCGAAG GGGCTTCGGCCGCAAGGTTCACGCTGACGAACAACTGCCAGTACACCGTTTGGCCCGGTTTGCTTTCGAGCGCCGGCATTGCTTCGCTGCCCACCACAGGCTTTGCTCTGCAGTCCGGCGAGTCGCGTAGCCTCGACGCCCCCGCCGCCTGGTCTGGCCGCATCTGGGGCCGCACCCACTGCTCCACCGACTCCGCCGGCAAGTTCACCTGCGGCTCCGGCGACTGCGGGTCGGGCTCCGTCGAGTGCTCCGGCGGCGGGGCAGCGCCGCCCGCCACCCTCGCGGAGTTCACCCTCGCCGGAAGCGGCGGAATGGACTTCTACGACGTGAGCCTCGTGGACGGGTACAACCTCCCGATGCTGGTGGTCCCCGAGGGCGGCTCCGGCGGGACGTGCGGCTCCACGGGGTGCCTGGTGGACCTCAACGCCCTGTGCCCGTCGGACCTCAAGGTGGTCCTCGCGCAGTCCGACGGCGGCAGCGAGGGCGTGGCGTGTAAGAGCGCGTGCGAGGCCTTCGGGACGCCGGAGTACTGCTGCAGCGGCGCGTACGGCAACCCCAACACGTGCCGGCCGTCGTCCTACGCGCAGTTCTTCAAGAACGCGTGCCCCAGGGCGTACAGCTACGCCTACGACGACGCCACCTCCACCTTCACCTGCGTCACCGGCTCCGCCAACTACCTCATCACCTTCTGCCCCAGCACCACAAG CCAGAAATCATCGGGCTCGAACCCGCAGGCAGTGCCGGCGACCAGCAACACCAGCGCGATGGTGTACGTGGGCGGCGAACAAGCCAGCGACGGCGCCGCCCTAGCTGTTTCACGCGTGCCGCTGCTTGCCCTCGCGCTCGCCGTCCTCCTCTCTGCGATCTCGTAG